A window from Salvia miltiorrhiza cultivar Shanhuang (shh) chromosome 2, IMPLAD_Smil_shh, whole genome shotgun sequence encodes these proteins:
- the LOC131010762 gene encoding agamous-like MADS-box protein AGL104 — MGRVKLQIKKIENTTNRQVTFSKRRNGLIKKAYELSVLCDVDVALIMFSPSGRVSIFSGNRSIEEVMARFVNLPEHERGRLHNQEYLERALGKLKSEADRTYNQAATSPASNSIIHTQVEEMQQELIRYRCQLEDAEKKLRIYEGEISTLGEAEYREQVLEENLKHIRLRKHVLQDQHSSPGAQTSQVMSYASHTTDMNVLGARNPDNVLDWLPQRDPQVQILNFLDSNGLLPMRDQPQRMESILPQSLTLVHAPSVHVYNHLSPSRSIEDDVQRSEFGPAIDVNLSPWAELYPTGNDPFPTAQPRERALLELYLSQLTPVNQDHI; from the exons ATGGGAAGAGTGAAACTCCAGATCAAGAAAATCGAGAACACAACAAACAGGCAGGTCACTTTCTCCAAGAGAAGAAATGGACTCATCAAGAAAGCTTATGAGCTTTCTGTTCTTTGCGATGTCGATGTTGCTCTCATCATGTTCTCCCCTTCTGGCAGAGTTAGCATCTTCTCCGGAAACAGaag CATCGAAGAGGTCATGGCGCGATTTGTTAATCTTCCCGAGCATGAGAGAGGAAG GCTACATAACCAGGAG TACCTAGAAAGGGCCCTCGGAAAGTTGAAATCTGAAGCGGATCGGACATACAATCAAGCTGCTACAAG CCCAGCTAGCAATAGCATTATTCATACTCAGGTTGAG GAAATGCAGCAAGAATTAATCAGATACAGGTGCCAGCTTGAAGATGCAGAGAAAAAATTGAG GATTTATGAAGGCGAGATTTCGACATTGGGTGAGGCTGAGTATAGAGAACAAGTTCTTGAAGAAAATCTGAAGCACATTAGGCTGCGAAAG CATGTTCTGCAGGACCAGCACAGCTCCCCTGGCGCCCAAACTTCACAG GTGATGAGTTATGCCTCACACACTACAGATATGAATGTTTTGGGTGCAAGAAATCCAGACAATGTATTGGATTGGCTTCCACAGAGGGATCCACAAGTTCAAATCCTCAATTTCTTGGACTCCAATGGCTTACTCCCTATGAG GGATCAGCCTCAACGGATGGAGAGCATCCTCCCGCAGTCGCTGACTCTCGTGCATGCTCCAAGCGTGCACGTTTACAACCACTTGAGCCCGAGCAGGAGCATCGAAGACGACGTGCAGAGGTCTGAATTCGGACCGGCTATTGATGTTAACCTGTCCCCGTGGGCTGAATTGTACCCTACAG